Proteins from one Limanda limanda chromosome 4, fLimLim1.1, whole genome shotgun sequence genomic window:
- the tmcc1b gene encoding transmembrane and coiled-coil domains protein 1b: MDQGSSEQSPDEPDTGGRAELEVGRRASESEHGLSKITHNALENMGALGHGLKHFFQPQRRRSSVSPHDSALSCAGAPPSEPTDVVSELGDAPASSALPVDSDNPAASAPPAALSRVLLQIRSAPPMMKRGTSLQSRRSKGGGVGDAPQKGSPQIHRRSTHEALLQAGRPRSSSTTDTPSSPSLADMLLTSGYHSTEEPDKLDRYDGSGPAVSPNALPYGADGYDVVDSTPDPQRTKQAIAQLQQKILKLTEQIKIEQTARDDNVAEYLKLANNADRQQSARIKQVFEKKNQKSAQTIQQLQRKLEHYHRKLREVEHNGIPRQPKDVFRDMHQGLKDVGAKVTGGLSSFSHATHSAAGAVVSKPREIASLIRNKFGSADNIAGLKDSIDEAQGDEGVGPGATRILGTGQLQSSPKYGSDDDCSSATSGSAGANSTTGAPGGPSSSKGNTLEHGQASGFDAVLHEIQELRDNQGRLEESFENLKAHYQRDNTMIMEALQEERYRCERLEEQLNDLTELHQNEILNLKQELASMEEKIAYQSYERVRDIQEALEACQTRISKMELQQQQQQVVQLEGLENGTAQNLLGKLINVLLTVMAVLLVFVSTVANCVVPLMKTRSRMLSTLLLVILLAVLWRHWDAISEYLHRFLLHPR; the protein is encoded by the exons ATGGATCAGGGTAGTAGTGAACAGAGTCCAGATGAGCCGGACACAGGAGGCCGAGCGGAGCTGGAGGTGGGCAGGAGGGCGTCGGAGTCGGAGCACGGCTTGTCCAAAATCACCCATAATGCCCTGGAGAACATGGGAGCGTTGGGCCATGGCCTCAAGCACTTCTTCCAGCCACAGCGCCGACGCTCCTCCGTTTCCCCACATGACTCCGCCCTGTCCTGCGCAGGCGCCCCTCCTTCTGAGCCCACCGATGTAGTGTCAGAACTAGGGGATGCTCCGGCGTCCTCGGCCCTCCCTGTGGATTCTGACAACCCTGCCGCTTCCGcccctcctgcagctctgagccGTGTTCTGCTGCAGATCCGAAGTGCTCCACCCATGATGAAGCGAGGCACCAGCCTGCAGAGCCGCCGCAGCAaaggtgggggtgtgggggatGCTCCCCAAAAAGGGAGCCCCCAGATCCACAGGCGCAGCACCCACGAGGCCCTGCTGCAGGCTGGACGCCCacgctcctcctccaccacagaCACACCGAGCAGCCCAAGTTTAGCTGACATGCTGCTGACTTCTGGTTACCACTCCACCGAGGAGCCTGACAAG cTGGATCGTTATGATGGATCGGGCCCTGCTGTGTCGCCCAACGCCCTCCCCTACGGCGCAGACGGTTACGATGTAGTTGACAGCACCCCAGACCCCCAGCGAACTAAGCAGGCCATCGCGCAACTACAACAGAAGATCCTCAAGCTCACAGAACAAATCAAGATTGAACAAACGGCGCGTGATGACAACGTGGCCGAATACCTGAAACTCGCCAACAACGCAGACAGACAACAGAGTGCCCGCATCAAACAGGTGTTTGAGAAGAAGAACCAAAAGTCCGCTCAGACCATCCAGCAActgcagaggaagctggagcaCTATCACCGGAAGCTCCGAGAGGTGGAGCACAACGGCATCCCTCGGCAGCCCAAAGATGTTTTCCGAGACATGCACCAAGGGCTGAAAGACGTCGGCGCCAAG GTTACCGGCGGCTTGTCCAGCTTCTCGCATGCCACCCATTCTGCAGCCGGAGCTGTTGTGTCCAAGCCAAGAGAAATCGCTTCCCTCATCCGTAACAAGTTTGGCAGCGCCGACAACATTGCAGGCCTGAAGGACTCTATTGATGAAGCCCAGGGAGATGAAGGTGTTGGTCCTGGGGCAACAAGGATCCTTGGGACTGGACAGTTGCAGTCCAGTCCGAAGTATGGCAGCGACGACGACTGCTCGAGCGCTACGTCTGGATCTGCAGGAGCCAATAGCACGACTGGAGCCCCTGGAGGCCCCTCCAGCTCCAAGGGCAATACCCTCGAACATGGCCAGGCCTCAGGCTTTGATGCTGTTCTCCATGAGATTCAAGAACTTCGGGACAATCAAGGTCGACTTGAGGAGTCATTTGAAAACTTGAAAGCCCACTATCAGCGGGACAATACGATGATCATGGAGGCCCTGCAAGAGGAACGATACAG GTGTGAGCGTTTAGAAGAGCAACTCAATGACCTAACAGAGCTGCACCAGAATGAAATTCTGAACTTGAAACAGGAACTCGCCAGCATGGAGGAGAAGATTGCTTATCAATCTTATGAAAGAGTGAGGGACATTCAG GAGGCGCTGGAGGCATGTCAGACGCGCATCTCCAagatggagctgcagcagcaacagcagcaggtgGTGCAGCTGGAGGGTCTGGAGAACGGCACAGCGCAGAATCTTCTTGGGAAACTAATCAATGTGCTGCTCACGGTCATGGCGGTCCTTTTGGTGTTTGTGTCCACTGTGGCGAACTGTGTCGTCCCCTTAATGAAAACTCGAAGCCGCATGCTCTCTACGCTGCTCCTCGTGATCCTCCTCGCCGTCCTCTGGAGGCACTGGGACGCCATCTCAGAGTATCTGCATCGCTTTCTCCTGCACCCCAGATGA
- the LOC132999521 gene encoding protein B4, giving the protein MPPKKQAAASADAPAPSSGDAPVEEEVEAKSDAAAVRKLTTHPSTFIMVKEALIELDSRKGVSSKAIQNYIKQKYPSVDLVRLKHFVRRALKKGIETGTLVRPANSSVATGAMGKFRIAPKFKLTKSKTENTDPNVQKAPKPAKDAAKKKSPKAGATKKKAVAKAPAKEPVEEPAKSKEDTKPPKKSKDEDAADTTKPAPAKKPKAKKAVEKEDVKEDSDSTKTKAVKNTKGAKEAKAVKVSKSKAAETISDAPAPRVTGKRGRKAAE; this is encoded by the exons atgcCTCCTAAAAAGCAAGCAGCGGCCTCTGCTGATGCGCCTGCGCCATCCTCCGGCGACGCgcctgtggaggaggaagtcgAAGCTAAATCAG ATGCTGCAGCGGTGCGTAAACTTACAACTCATCCATCCACATTCATTATGGTGAAAGAGGCGCTCATCGAGCTGGACTCGCGCAAAGGGGTCTCCTCCAAAGCCATACAGAATTACATCAAACAGAAATACCCCTCCGTGGATTTGGTGAGGTTGAAGCACTTTGTGCGCAGAGCCCTGAAGAAGGGGATCGAGACTGGCACGCTGGTGCGTCCTGCCAACTCCAGTGTCGCCACAGGGGCGATGGGTAAATTCAGG ATTGCACCCAAATTTAAGCTGACAAAGTCGAAAACTGAGAATACGGATCCTAATGTGCAGAAGGCTCCAAAACCAGCCAAAGATGCAGCCAAGAAGAAATCCCCAAAAGCAG GGGCCACAAAAAAGAAAGCTGTCGCCAAAGCACCCGCAAAGGAACCCGTCGAGGAACCTGCCAAGTCAAAGGAG gaCACCAAACCTCCAAAAAAGTCGAAGGATGAAGATGCTGCTGACACCACAAAGCCTGCTCCAGCAAAGAAGCCAAAGGCTAAAAAAGCTGTCGAGAAGGAGGATGTCAAGGAAGACTCGGATTCAACCAAAACAAAGGCGGTAAAGAACACAAAGGGCGCCAAGGAG GCAAAGGCAGTAAAGGTGTCTAAGAGCAAGGCGGCTGAAACGATCAGCGACGCCCCAGCCCCCAGAGTGACCGGGAAACGAGGGAGGAAGGCTGCAGAATAA